The following proteins are co-located in the Methanobacterium sp. genome:
- a CDS encoding tributyrin esterase, which translates to MTEEVTSNEEISTRQINSGIKKEIANDNNLLKIEVPEKLDSIAVGLKEGVSITLKGDVGDFVGALTDGAKIEIDGNAGRYVGDNMTGGEIIVNGSAEDGVGFGTYAGTIVVRGNAGNGIGQLNKGGVLVIDGNIGNLAGLYMLSGDIIVTGNAGNDTGDWMIGGSIYIGGTYETGTNAEVRELDSDDKNKLKEIFDTYKIEADISNFTKLEPKKLRPFYG; encoded by the coding sequence ATGACCGAAGAAGTGACATCCAATGAGGAAATATCCACACGTCAAATTAATAGTGGAATAAAAAAAGAAATAGCAAATGATAACAATCTTTTAAAGATTGAAGTCCCTGAAAAGTTAGATTCTATAGCAGTTGGACTCAAAGAAGGAGTTAGTATCACTTTAAAAGGTGATGTTGGAGATTTTGTAGGTGCATTAACTGATGGTGCAAAAATAGAAATTGATGGTAATGCCGGCCGTTATGTTGGAGATAACATGACAGGCGGGGAAATAATAGTTAATGGTTCAGCAGAAGATGGAGTTGGCTTTGGAACCTATGCAGGAACAATCGTTGTCAGAGGAAATGCTGGTAATGGAATAGGGCAGCTGAACAAAGGAGGAGTACTTGTTATTGATGGCAATATTGGAAATTTAGCCGGTCTTTACATGTTAAGTGGTGATATTATCGTTACTGGTAATGCAGGAAATGATACCGGGGACTGGATGATTGGAGGATCTATTTACATTGGGGGAACATATGAAACCGGTACAAACGCTGAAGTGCGTGAATTAGATTCTGATGATAAAAATAAACTTAAGGAAATCTTTGATACTTATAAAATAGAAGCAGATATCAGTAATTTCACTAAACTCGAACCTAAAAAATTAAGACCATTTTACGGGTGA